The Afifella aestuarii genomic interval GCGCCTTCGCCGAGATCGGCCTCCGTCGCCTTGACGATCTTCCAGGCGAGATCGACGCCGACCTCGTCGGTGAGTGACAACGGCCCGACGGGCATGCCTGCCATCTTGCCGGCGTTTTCCACCATCGCCGGCGGCACGCCTTCCAGAAGCATGAGATGGCCTTCGAGGAGATAGGCGGTGACGCAGCGATTGGCGTAGAAGCCGCGCGAATCGTTGACCACGATCGGCGTCTTGCGGATCGCCCGCACATAATCGAGGGCGACGGCGAGCGCCTTGTCACCGGTCTTTTCGCCGAGGATCACCTCGACGAGCTGCATCTTGTCGACGGGAGAGAAGAAGTGGATGCCGACGAACTCCTCTTCCGAGCGCCAGTTCCTGGCAAGCGAGGTGATCGGCAGCGTCGAGGTGTTGGATGCGAAGACAGCGCCTTCCGGCAGATGCGCCTTCACTTTCTCCGTCACCTCGGCCTTGACCTTGCGGTCTTCGAAGACGGCCTCGATGACGAGATCGGCATCGGCGAGCGCGGCGTAATCGGGCGTTGCGACGATGCGGTCAAGAATGCCAGCAGCGGCTTCTTCGCTCATGCGCCCGCGCGCCACTTCCTTTTCGAGAAGGCCCGCGCAATGCAGCTTTCCCTTCTCCGCCGTCTCCTGGTCGCGATCGATGAGCGCGACCCCCATGCCGGCGCGCGCCGTGACATAGGCGATGCCCGCCCCCATGAAGCCGGCGCCGAGAACGCCGACGCGCTTCAAGTCGCTTGCCGGCAAGTCGGCCGGACGGCGGGCCCCCTTGTTGAGCGCCTGCAGCGAGACGAAGAGCGAGCGCATCATCGCCTGCGCTTCCTTGGTCTGCAGCGTCTTCGCGAAGTAGCGGCTCTCGACCTGAAGCGCGAGGTCCATCGGCAGTTGCACGCCCTCGAAGACGGCCTGCATGATCGCCCGGGCGCCAGGGTAATTGTTCTGGGTTTCTTTGCGGTAGAGGCCGTTTGCGGCAGGCCAGAACTGGAAGCCGCCCGGTGTCCAGACGGCGGTCGCGCCACGCGGCTTGTAACCTTCCTGATCCCAAGGTTTCACAGGCGACACGCCCGCGCTCAGCATGGCCTTGGCGGCCTCGACGAGCTCGCTTTCAGGCGCAACCTTTTCGACGAGACCCATCGATCTGGCGGCCTCGGCCTTGAGCGTGTTGCCGCGCAGAAGAAATTGCAGGCCCGCGACGGTATCTGCCATGCGCATCACGCGCTGCGTGCCGCCGGCGCCCGGAAAGATGCCGATCTTGACTTCCGGCAGCCCGATCTTGGCGTTTTCAGCAACGACGCGGCCATGGCAGGCGAGCATCAACTCTGTCCCCCCGCCCATGCAGGTGCCGGCAACGGCGGCGACGAACGGCTTGCCGCAGGTCTCGATCCGGCGATAGAGGCGCGACATGCGCGAGGCGCGCTCAAGCAGCTCGGCCGTGGCCGCCTGCGGGTTCTCCGCCTTCTTGGCTTCGAACGTGCCGAGCAGGTCGGAGAGCATGTTGATATCGGCGCCGCCGGTGAAATCCTTTTTCGCCGAGGTGATGACGACGCCCTTCACGGCGTCTTCGGCCACCGCCCAGTCCACGATTGCGGCAAGCTCCTCCATCACCGTCTCCGTGAAGACGTTCATGGAGCGGTTCGGCATGTTCCAGGTGACGAGAGCGATCCCGTCGTCACCCGTTTCGCAGGTGAAATTCTCGTAGGTCATTGTTTGTTTCTCCCCAGGCTCAGGCGCGCTCGTAAGGCGTGCCGTCCTTATGCGTGTAGCCGGGCGCACCTTCGCCGGTGACGGAGTGCAAATCGATGTCGGGATAGGTCACGATGTCGGCCCCGGAGCGTGTTCCGACTTCCAGCAAGAGCGCGTCTCTGTCGCTGCGGTTGATGAGATGATGGCCGTTCGCAACACCCGCCTTGAAAGTGGCGGCGTCTCCCGACTTCAGGATCGTCTCTCCGCCGTCTTCGACGAGCACCGCTTCACCCTCGATAATGAAGACGAACTCGTCTTCCCCCGTGTGCCAGTGGCGCTGGGACGAGGCGGCGCCGGCTTGAAGACGGCAGAGATTGACGCCGAATTGGTCGAGACCGCCGGCATTGCCGAGGCGCTTGCGGAAGCGGCCGGCCACCAGCGCGTCGTAGGGTGCCGGATAGCCGGTGGAATTGACATCGGGGATCTGATCGATGTCGATTTTCGGCATGGCTCAGACCCTTTCGATGATCGTCGCGGTGCCCATGCCGGCTCCGATGCAAAGCGTGACGAGGGCGGTGTTGAGATCGCGCCGCTCCAATTCGTCGAGTACCGTCCCGAGGATCATCGCACCCGTCGCGCCGAGCGGGTGGCCCATGGCGATCGCTCCGCCATTGACGTTGACCGTTTGCGGATCGAGATCGAAGGCCTGGATGTAGCGCAGCACGACGGAGGCGAAGGCTTCGTTGATCTCCACGAGATCGATGTCGGAAAACTGCATGCCGGAGCGCTTCAGGAGCTTTTCGGTCACATCGACCGGCCCGGTCAGCATCAGAGCGGGTTCTGAACCGATATTGGCGAAGGCGCGGATTTTTGCGCGCGGCTTGAGACCGGCGGCCTTGCCGCCCTGTTCATTGCCGATGAGGACGGCGGCCGCGCCATCGACGATGCCGGAGGAATTGCCGGCGTGGTGGACGTGGCGGAGCTTTTCGACTTCCGGATGGGCCTGGATGGCGACGGCATCGAAGCCGCCCATCTCCCCGACGCCCGCAAAGGACGGCTTGAGGGAGCCGAGAGACTGCATGTCCGTTTCGGGCCTTGGATGCTCGTCGCGTTCGAGCAGCGGCAGCCCGGTCGGGTCTTTGACCGGTGCGATCGAGCGCTTGAAACGGCCTTCTTCCCAGGCGGCATGGGCGCGCTTCTGGCTTTCCACCGCATAGGCATCGCAATCGTCGCGGGTGAAGCCGTATTTGGTCGCGATGAGGTCGGCAGAGACGCCTTGCGGCATGAAATAGGCGGGCACGGCGACCTGCGGATCGACGGCCCAGGCACCACCCGAGGCGCCGAGCCCGACACGTGACATCGATTCCACGCCGCCGGCGACGACGAGATCATGGTGACCGGTGACGACCTGGCCCGCCGCCATGTTGACCGCGTCGAGACCGGACGCACAGAAGCGATTGATCTGCATGCCGGGAACCGACTGGTGGTAATCGGCGGCGAAAACCGCGGCGCGCCCGATATTGCCGCCCGCTTCGCCGACCGGATCGACGCAGCCGAGGATCACATCGTCGATGAGGCTCGTATCGAGCCCGTTGCGCTCGCGCACGGCCTCAAGTGCGGTTGCCGCAAGCCGCACCGTCGGCACGGTGTGCAGCGCTCCGTCCTTCTTGCCGCGGCCGCGCGGCGTGCGCACATGGTCAAAGATATAAGCTTCAGACATGTTCTCTCCTGCCCTGGCGATCCGCGGTGAGGGCTCCGCAGATACAATGTTCTGTTTGGTTTTGACGTCTGCGAGGCCTCAAAAAGCCTCTGCCGGCAGCGCCATCGTCGTCTCGGCGCCCGTGGCGATCCGTCTGAGGCGTGTTCCGGTCTCCGGCATCGCCCGTTCCATGTAATAGCGGGCGAAGAGAAGCTTGTTTTCGTAGAAGCTCTGATCCTCCGTCGCGCCTGCGGCGAGTGCTCTGCCGGCCGCTTGCGCCATTTTCGCCCACATATAGCCGAGCGCGACAAGACCGA includes:
- a CDS encoding 3-hydroxyacyl-CoA dehydrogenase NAD-binding domain-containing protein, with amino-acid sequence MTYENFTCETGDDGIALVTWNMPNRSMNVFTETVMEELAAIVDWAVAEDAVKGVVITSAKKDFTGGADINMLSDLLGTFEAKKAENPQAATAELLERASRMSRLYRRIETCGKPFVAAVAGTCMGGGTELMLACHGRVVAENAKIGLPEVKIGIFPGAGGTQRVMRMADTVAGLQFLLRGNTLKAEAARSMGLVEKVAPESELVEAAKAMLSAGVSPVKPWDQEGYKPRGATAVWTPGGFQFWPAANGLYRKETQNNYPGARAIMQAVFEGVQLPMDLALQVESRYFAKTLQTKEAQAMMRSLFVSLQALNKGARRPADLPASDLKRVGVLGAGFMGAGIAYVTARAGMGVALIDRDQETAEKGKLHCAGLLEKEVARGRMSEEAAAGILDRIVATPDYAALADADLVIEAVFEDRKVKAEVTEKVKAHLPEGAVFASNTSTLPITSLARNWRSEEEFVGIHFFSPVDKMQLVEVILGEKTGDKALAVALDYVRAIRKTPIVVNDSRGFYANRCVTAYLLEGHLMLLEGVPPAMVENAGKMAGMPVGPLSLTDEVGVDLAWKIVKATEADLGEGAVSAEQKRLLSEMVESRERFGRKNGKGFYDYAGKDKHLWPGLSEIVTPKSADGFDFAELKERLLVTQALEAARTVEEGVIEDPREADLGSILGFGFAPFTGGTLSYIDFMGLKEFVAKAERLAERYGPRFKPNALLKEMAEKGETFYGRFGRTDERERAA
- a CDS encoding cupin domain-containing protein, coding for MPKIDIDQIPDVNSTGYPAPYDALVAGRFRKRLGNAGGLDQFGVNLCRLQAGAASSQRHWHTGEDEFVFIIEGEAVLVEDGGETILKSGDAATFKAGVANGHHLINRSDRDALLLEVGTRSGADIVTYPDIDLHSVTGEGAPGYTHKDGTPYERA
- a CDS encoding acetyl-CoA C-acetyltransferase, producing MSEAYIFDHVRTPRGRGKKDGALHTVPTVRLAATALEAVRERNGLDTSLIDDVILGCVDPVGEAGGNIGRAAVFAADYHQSVPGMQINRFCASGLDAVNMAAGQVVTGHHDLVVAGGVESMSRVGLGASGGAWAVDPQVAVPAYFMPQGVSADLIATKYGFTRDDCDAYAVESQKRAHAAWEEGRFKRSIAPVKDPTGLPLLERDEHPRPETDMQSLGSLKPSFAGVGEMGGFDAVAIQAHPEVEKLRHVHHAGNSSGIVDGAAAVLIGNEQGGKAAGLKPRAKIRAFANIGSEPALMLTGPVDVTEKLLKRSGMQFSDIDLVEINEAFASVVLRYIQAFDLDPQTVNVNGGAIAMGHPLGATGAMILGTVLDELERRDLNTALVTLCIGAGMGTATIIERV